A single genomic interval of Selenobaculum gibii harbors:
- a CDS encoding amino acid ABC transporter ATP-binding protein, whose translation MAEENKNPMPVLEVKHLVKFFGEREILKDIDFQVFQGDVISIIGASGSGKSTLLRCINMLEIPTSGDIVYQGEIIDDTSKDIALYRTKVGMVFQQFNLFNNMTVLENCMVGPVKVLKRDKETAKQNAMKYLNKVGMAQYINAKPHQLSGGQRQRVAIARALAIEPKVLLFDEPTSALDPQMVGEVLSVMRSLAQEGLTMIIVTHEMAFARDVSTRVVFMDQGIIAEDASPEELFNHPKNERTKEFLSRFTAN comes from the coding sequence ATGGCAGAAGAAAATAAAAATCCTATGCCGGTATTAGAAGTAAAACATCTAGTAAAATTTTTTGGTGAACGGGAAATTTTAAAGGATATTGATTTTCAAGTTTTTCAAGGTGATGTAATTAGTATTATTGGTGCATCCGGTTCAGGAAAATCCACATTGCTTCGTTGTATTAATATGCTTGAGATTCCTACCTCGGGGGACATTGTTTACCAAGGTGAAATTATTGATGATACAAGCAAGGATATTGCCCTTTATCGAACAAAGGTTGGTATGGTTTTTCAACAGTTTAATTTATTTAATAATATGACAGTTTTAGAAAATTGTATGGTTGGGCCAGTTAAGGTTTTAAAGCGAGATAAAGAAACTGCTAAACAGAATGCGATGAAATATCTAAATAAAGTTGGTATGGCACAATATATCAATGCGAAGCCACATCAATTATCAGGTGGACAACGGCAACGTGTGGCAATTGCTAGAGCTTTGGCGATCGAACCCAAAGTATTGTTATTCGATGAACCGACTTCGGCACTAGATCCTCAAATGGTAGGAGAAGTACTCAGTGTAATGAGAAGTTTAGCTCAAGAAGGTCTTACGATGATTATCGTAACGCATGAAATGGCTTTTGCACGTGATGTATCTACTCGTGTTGTTTTCATGGATCAAGGTATTATTGCTGAAGATGCATCTCCGGAAGAATTATTTAATCATCCTAAAAATGAACGGACGAAAGAATTTTTGTCGCGTTTTACTGCAAATTAA
- a CDS encoding ABC transporter substrate-binding protein — MMKAKGLRTLAVVMSMVLSIGAFAGCGSTPKDASNQKVVNVGIVQLVEHPALDAANKGFIDGLASKGYKENVNIKFDRQNAQADQSNLQNISQRFVNNNVDLVCAIATPAAQSVANATKTIPIVATAVTDYEEAKLVVTNKEPKGNVTGTTDMNPIAEQVDLLMKILPNAKRVGTIYCSSEVNSQMQVRVMKEYAESKGLVVEEATVSTVNDIQQAAQSLMGKVDVIYVPTDNVMASAIPTLVGVTDEAKIPLICGEANHVKAGGLATLGVDYYKLGFQTGEMAADILSGKAKPESMPIQSLKEMQTTINETVAKKLGITIPEDLLKDAEIVK; from the coding sequence ATGATGAAGGCAAAAGGCTTGAGAACATTGGCGGTTGTTATGTCAATGGTGCTTTCTATAGGAGCTTTTGCAGGTTGTGGATCAACTCCAAAAGATGCTTCTAATCAGAAAGTTGTAAATGTAGGTATTGTTCAATTGGTTGAACACCCAGCGCTAGATGCAGCAAATAAAGGTTTTATTGATGGGTTAGCATCTAAAGGCTACAAAGAAAATGTGAATATTAAGTTTGACAGACAAAATGCACAGGCAGATCAATCAAACTTACAAAACATTAGCCAACGTTTTGTAAATAATAATGTGGATTTGGTTTGTGCAATTGCAACGCCAGCAGCACAGTCTGTTGCAAATGCAACAAAGACAATTCCTATTGTAGCTACTGCAGTTACCGATTATGAAGAGGCAAAACTTGTTGTTACTAACAAAGAGCCAAAAGGTAATGTAACAGGGACTACAGACATGAATCCTATCGCAGAACAAGTGGATTTATTAATGAAAATTTTACCGAATGCAAAACGCGTGGGAACGATTTATTGTTCTAGTGAAGTTAATTCACAAATGCAAGTAAGAGTAATGAAAGAATATGCAGAGTCTAAAGGGTTAGTCGTTGAAGAAGCTACGGTTTCTACTGTAAATGATATCCAACAAGCGGCACAAAGTTTAATGGGAAAAGTAGATGTTATTTATGTTCCGACAGATAATGTTATGGCTTCAGCTATACCTACTTTGGTCGGAGTTACAGATGAAGCTAAAATACCATTAATTTGTGGTGAAGCAAATCATGTTAAAGCGGGCGGACTTGCTACTTTAGGTGTAGATTATTATAAATTAGGATTCCAAACAGGTGAAATGGCAGCGGATATTTTATCAGGTAAAGCTAAACCAGAATCGATGCCAATTCAATCCCTAAAAGAAATGCAAACAACAATTAATGAAACTGTTGCCAAGAAATTGGGGATTACAATTCCAGAAGATCTTTTAAAAGATGCGGAAATTGTAAAATAA
- a CDS encoding FtsK/SpoIIIE domain-containing protein, with product MDKHNNYYSEVKADDLSDDIVKQFEHYGVDIKIKDRLLQKDRVIFEVKLKGATRESQLFARASDVQLKLKLPLFQPFKNNLTIFIAASDLKIKYNSLPKLLNNPAYPAFKKKMKMRLPFATGYSITSNLVIVDLSSENHLLIGGSSGSGKSVALKCLILSLITGKSVAKLNLLIIDVGANDLMPFDGIPHLSCPVIRNTEAGLKALIKLKKEMERRIDLEFRNNDEFMLLPRIVCVIDEFPALISQIGDKKMLKLLTVTISSLLQRGRHAKIHMVLAAQNPTIKNMNIDLGNITARMAFTCAKRNFSETIIGESGAEHLLGNGDMYFKSSKYKSIQRMQGVFISPNELKESLLYLKMKPFPNQSFEHMFVISEMDSQQSDSVEKDDLNSKSVITKKDANDKLFAQIVIWSLERESISHNMICEVFHIGWKRAKEFLNKLHNLEIAGDMYEKLPRAILPESVEDISLETIDFLSKIGVSVDDVAAAIQKRNREL from the coding sequence ATGGACAAACATAACAATTATTATTCTGAAGTCAAGGCTGACGACTTGAGTGACGATATCGTAAAACAATTCGAACATTACGGAGTCGATATCAAAATTAAAGATAGACTCCTTCAAAAAGACAGAGTTATTTTTGAAGTTAAACTCAAAGGGGCTACACGAGAATCACAATTATTTGCTCGTGCATCTGATGTTCAACTTAAATTGAAGCTTCCCCTTTTTCAACCATTCAAAAATAATTTAACCATCTTCATTGCCGCTTCGGATTTGAAAATAAAATACAACAGCCTGCCGAAACTCTTGAATAATCCGGCATATCCAGCATTCAAGAAAAAAATGAAGATGAGACTCCCATTTGCAACTGGTTATAGTATCACGAGTAATCTAGTAATTGTAGATTTGTCATCGGAGAATCACTTGCTAATCGGTGGCTCATCAGGTTCAGGCAAAAGCGTAGCTTTAAAATGCTTGATTCTAAGTCTGATAACAGGAAAATCAGTTGCAAAACTAAACCTGCTAATTATCGACGTCGGAGCTAACGATCTAATGCCATTTGATGGAATCCCTCACCTATCGTGTCCCGTAATAAGGAATACCGAAGCTGGGTTAAAAGCTTTAATAAAATTAAAGAAAGAAATGGAAAGGCGAATTGATCTTGAATTCAGAAACAACGATGAATTTATGCTGCTTCCAAGAATTGTCTGTGTCATTGACGAATTTCCGGCACTTATTTCACAAATAGGTGATAAGAAAATGTTAAAGTTGTTAACCGTGACTATTTCTAGCCTATTACAACGGGGCAGACATGCAAAAATCCATATGGTTTTGGCTGCTCAAAATCCAACAATAAAGAATATGAATATTGACTTAGGAAACATAACTGCGCGTATGGCGTTTACATGTGCCAAGCGCAATTTTTCAGAAACAATAATTGGTGAAAGCGGTGCTGAGCATTTATTAGGAAATGGGGACATGTATTTCAAATCATCAAAATATAAGAGTATACAACGTATGCAAGGAGTATTCATTTCCCCTAATGAACTTAAAGAGTCACTCTTATATCTTAAGATGAAACCATTTCCGAATCAAAGCTTTGAACATATGTTTGTTATTTCAGAAATGGACTCTCAACAGTCAGACTCAGTTGAAAAAGATGATCTAAATAGTAAGTCTGTTATAACTAAAAAGGACGCTAATGATAAACTTTTCGCTCAGATAGTTATATGGTCGTTGGAGCGTGAATCGATTTCTCACAATATGATTTGTGAAGTCTTCCACATTGGGTGGAAAAGAGCTAAAGAGTTTCTTAATAAGTTACATAATTTAGAAATAGCAGGCGATATGTATGAAAAACTCCCGAGAGCAATTCTTCCTGAGAGTGTTGAAGATATTTCACTTGAAACAATAGATTTTTTATCAAAAATTGGTGTTTCCGTAGATGATGTAGCTGCCGCTATTCAAAAGCGTAATCGTGAGCTATAA
- a CDS encoding nitroreductase family protein: MILQEAIETRRSVRKYTNTAVEKEKIEHLILNASKAPSAMNLQPWAFAVIENTELLDRYSTEIKKSLIEKMNTEKTILEKYRSLMEKETFNIFHHAPALIVIYAKKPSLHPHEDCALAAQNLMLTAADLELGTCWIGFSIYHFNSSKIKTELNIPEEYEAIAPIVIGYPQTNHLPIPKKDPEILCWKR, translated from the coding sequence ATGATCTTACAAGAAGCAATTGAAACACGCCGCTCCGTTCGCAAATATACAAATACTGCCGTAGAAAAAGAAAAAATTGAACACCTAATTCTTAATGCAAGTAAAGCCCCAAGTGCAATGAATTTACAGCCTTGGGCTTTCGCTGTAATTGAAAATACAGAGTTATTAGATAGATACTCAACAGAAATAAAAAAATCGCTTATTGAAAAAATGAATACCGAAAAAACAATCCTAGAAAAATATCGCTCACTTATGGAAAAAGAAACTTTTAATATTTTTCATCACGCACCAGCTTTAATTGTGATTTATGCAAAAAAGCCATCTTTACATCCACATGAAGATTGTGCACTAGCAGCACAAAACCTAATGCTGACTGCTGCTGATTTAGAATTAGGAACTTGCTGGATTGGCTTTTCTATTTATCATTTTAACTCTAGTAAAATCAAAACAGAGTTAAATATTCCCGAAGAATACGAGGCAATTGCCCCTATTGTTATTGGATATCCACAAACCAATCATTTACCTATTCCCAAAAAAGATCCAGAAATTCTTTGTTGGAAGAGATAA
- a CDS encoding amino acid ABC transporter permease translates to MTTSMPVTFFEWVLFLLDKYGAMLANGAMVTMALALVGTFVGCIIGLLVGIVQTIPINPRAGVITRTLNHCVQFILSAYVEVFRGTPMIVQAMVFYYGSMSLFDIDMSPLLAGFLVVSINTGAYMAETVRGGIFSVDEGQTEAAKAIGMTHFQTMYNVVLPQALRNIMPQIGNNLIINIKDTSVLNVISVTELYFASKSAAGVYYKYFEVFFITCVIYFILTFTVSRILRWLENRMDGEDNYALVSYDPMADPCGPFGMQPKKKGRD, encoded by the coding sequence ATGACGACATCAATGCCTGTAACATTTTTTGAATGGGTATTATTTCTTTTAGATAAATATGGAGCAATGTTGGCAAATGGTGCGATGGTAACGATGGCGCTAGCTTTAGTTGGTACTTTTGTCGGCTGTATTATTGGTTTATTAGTCGGGATTGTTCAAACGATTCCCATCAATCCGCGTGCGGGTGTGATTACTCGGACGTTAAATCATTGTGTACAATTTATTTTATCTGCTTATGTGGAGGTTTTTCGCGGTACACCAATGATTGTACAAGCAATGGTCTTTTACTATGGGTCAATGAGCTTATTTGATATAGATATGTCACCGCTACTTGCAGGTTTTTTAGTTGTTTCGATTAATACAGGAGCATATATGGCGGAAACCGTAAGAGGGGGGATTTTCTCTGTTGATGAAGGACAGACTGAAGCTGCCAAAGCAATTGGTATGACACATTTTCAGACGATGTATAATGTTGTTTTGCCACAAGCATTGCGTAATATTATGCCGCAAATTGGTAATAATTTAATTATTAATATTAAAGATACCTCTGTATTGAATGTAATATCTGTAACAGAATTATATTTTGCGTCTAAATCAGCAGCGGGTGTATATTATAAATATTTTGAAGTATTCTTCATTACTTGTGTAATTTATTTTATTTTAACATTTACGGTTTCGCGAATTTTGCGTTGGCTTGAAAATAGGATGGACGGAGAAGATAACTATGCATTAGTGTCTTATGATCCAATGGCTGATCCTTGTGGACCGTTTGGTATGCAACCGAAAAAGAAAGGCAGGGATTAA
- a CDS encoding glycosyltransferase family 2 protein, whose protein sequence is MKLISIVVPVYNEEENIEHFYEEICKTMQPLGYDFELVFVDDGSKDSSILILDHLSQRDDRVKPLYLVRNFGHQIALTCGLDHAKGEAVITMDGDMQHPPTFIPILIEKWEDGYEVVQTVRKTTEGVSWFKNKTSALYYKLINKISKVKIQPGGSDFRLMDRRVVESFKLYKERARFIRGMIGAIGYKQIQLEFVAPKRFAGTSKFSLNKMLHFALDGITAYSKMPLRFAFYLGIIFGLFSILLTGHVMYIKWFTDEAVPGWATLSVSISLLGGIQLMGLGIIGEYVGRIFEEVKQRPLYFVREKPNILDINEKNKEKKK, encoded by the coding sequence ATGAAATTAATATCAATTGTTGTTCCTGTTTATAATGAGGAAGAAAATATCGAGCATTTTTATGAAGAAATCTGTAAAACAATGCAGCCGCTTGGGTATGATTTTGAGCTGGTTTTTGTGGATGATGGTTCAAAAGATAGCAGTATTTTAATTCTGGATCATTTATCGCAGCGAGATGATCGAGTTAAACCTTTATATTTAGTCCGTAACTTTGGTCATCAGATTGCATTGACTTGCGGACTAGATCATGCCAAAGGGGAAGCAGTAATTACAATGGATGGAGATATGCAGCATCCACCAACCTTTATCCCAATATTAATTGAAAAATGGGAAGACGGATATGAAGTGGTTCAAACGGTTCGAAAAACAACAGAAGGTGTATCTTGGTTTAAAAATAAAACGTCAGCGCTTTATTATAAATTAATCAATAAGATATCAAAAGTAAAAATTCAACCGGGTGGCTCTGATTTTAGGCTCATGGATCGACGCGTAGTAGAAAGCTTTAAATTATATAAAGAACGAGCGAGATTTATTCGTGGGATGATAGGCGCTATTGGCTATAAGCAAATTCAGCTTGAATTTGTTGCTCCAAAGCGTTTTGCAGGCACTTCAAAATTTTCTTTAAATAAAATGCTACATTTTGCTCTTGATGGAATTACCGCATACTCTAAAATGCCATTAAGGTTTGCTTTCTATTTAGGGATTATCTTTGGTCTTTTTAGTATTCTTTTAACTGGTCATGTAATGTACATCAAATGGTTTACTGATGAAGCTGTCCCTGGATGGGCAACATTATCGGTAAGTATATCGCTTTTAGGCGGTATTCAGTTAATGGGATTGGGGATTATTGGTGAATATGTTGGGAGGATTTTTGAAGAGGTAAAGCAGCGTCCACTTTATTTTGTTCGTGAAAAACCGAATATTTTAGATATAAACGAAAAAAATAAAGAAAAAAAGAAGTGA
- a CDS encoding ABC transporter permease, giving the protein MDLLIPTISQGLLWSIMALGVYITFRVLDIADLTVEGSFPLGAAVAAAMIVEGSDPFVAIFVAAIAGMFAGIITGVLHTKLKIPALLAGILTMIALYSINLRVMGKANVSLLRMDTVFTNMMDFGLSNVNAVLSIGIISTVFFGILIYWFFGTEIGAAIRATGFNQQMIRANGVNTDFTIILGLLLSNALVAVSGALVAQNNGFADVGMGVGTIVIGLASVIIGEVLFGTRSFKNCLISVILGSIIYRIVIAIVLQLGMPPNDLKLFTAILVAIALSMPLFKSKFAKKREV; this is encoded by the coding sequence TTGGATTTATTGATTCCAACGATTTCACAAGGTTTACTATGGTCAATTATGGCATTAGGTGTATATATTACATTTCGTGTTTTAGATATAGCTGATTTAACGGTAGAAGGGAGTTTCCCTTTAGGCGCTGCAGTTGCAGCCGCAATGATTGTTGAAGGCAGCGACCCGTTTGTTGCTATATTTGTTGCTGCTATTGCAGGTATGTTCGCGGGCATAATTACAGGAGTTTTACACACAAAATTAAAAATACCGGCTTTACTAGCAGGTATTCTAACAATGATAGCGCTTTACTCTATCAATTTGCGTGTTATGGGAAAAGCAAATGTATCTTTGCTTCGGATGGATACGGTATTTACAAATATGATGGATTTTGGTTTGTCAAATGTTAATGCTGTGTTATCTATTGGTATTATTAGCACAGTTTTTTTTGGAATATTAATTTATTGGTTTTTTGGCACGGAAATTGGCGCAGCGATTCGTGCGACTGGTTTTAATCAGCAAATGATTCGGGCAAATGGTGTAAATACGGATTTTACAATTATCTTAGGACTTTTGCTTAGCAATGCTTTAGTTGCAGTTTCTGGAGCTTTAGTTGCACAAAACAACGGATTTGCAGATGTTGGTATGGGAGTTGGTACAATTGTTATCGGTCTAGCTTCTGTTATTATTGGGGAAGTTTTATTTGGGACGAGAAGTTTTAAAAATTGTTTAATTTCCGTTATTTTAGGTTCGATTATTTATCGAATTGTTATTGCGATTGTATTGCAATTAGGAATGCCACCAAATGATTTAAAATTATTTACGGCAATTTTAGTCGCTATTGCATTATCTATGCCGTTATTTAAAAGTAAATTTGCAAAAAAAAGGGAGGTATAA
- a CDS encoding transporter substrate-binding domain-containing protein, with protein MKSYKKIVSLVLCCMMLAGIALLAGCGSSQKADKKVLKVGMECGYAPYNWTQTDNANGAVKIAGSDAYAYGYDVIVAKKLAESMGAELEIHKIEWDGLAPAVASGKIDAAIAGMSITSKRKESVDFTSPYYYASVVALTKVDGPFGKAKDINDLKGAVATSQLNTIWYDLIGQIPEAKIQPAIDNVPGMIVALTSGKVEVLVLDRPTAMAAAFANPGLVMLDFKDAKGFEASKEDVEIGIAVKKGNEELVKQMNSVLDKMTDADRDKIMEEAIKSQPLAN; from the coding sequence ATGAAAAGTTACAAAAAGATTGTTAGTTTAGTACTTTGCTGCATGATGCTTGCAGGTATAGCTTTACTTGCTGGATGTGGTTCTAGTCAAAAAGCAGACAAAAAAGTATTAAAAGTTGGTATGGAATGCGGTTATGCTCCTTATAACTGGACACAAACAGATAATGCAAATGGTGCTGTGAAAATTGCTGGCAGTGATGCTTATGCATATGGTTATGATGTTATTGTTGCTAAGAAACTGGCAGAATCCATGGGAGCTGAACTTGAAATACATAAAATTGAATGGGATGGTTTAGCGCCTGCTGTAGCTTCCGGTAAGATTGATGCTGCAATTGCAGGGATGAGTATCACATCAAAACGTAAGGAAAGTGTTGATTTTACTTCTCCTTATTATTATGCATCTGTAGTTGCACTTACAAAAGTGGATGGTCCTTTTGGAAAAGCAAAAGATATTAACGATTTAAAAGGTGCAGTTGCTACATCTCAGCTAAATACAATTTGGTATGATTTAATTGGCCAAATTCCAGAGGCTAAAATTCAACCAGCGATTGATAATGTGCCAGGTATGATTGTGGCATTAACATCTGGAAAAGTTGAAGTTCTTGTTTTAGACCGTCCGACAGCGATGGCAGCAGCTTTTGCGAATCCAGGACTTGTGATGTTAGACTTTAAAGATGCAAAAGGTTTTGAAGCATCTAAAGAAGATGTTGAAATCGGTATTGCAGTGAAAAAAGGTAACGAAGAATTGGTTAAACAAATGAACAGTGTATTAGATAAAATGACTGATGCTGACCGTGATAAAATCATGGAAGAAGCAATTAAAAGTCAACCATTAGCAAATTAA
- a CDS encoding restriction endonuclease translates to MNRFITFFHNMDDEEWEKFSVHVLRQIGFVPYSLPAYGTDGGQDYLVERDDSRYLVSCKHYLKSGKHVGQDDEQNISDRLLQFNVTGFIGFYSTGITTGLQKRLDGICGNSQYKYLIFGPQDISQIMQSMNTKILQSFGLYPHKYYMNVSEQNYQPLKCVCCKKDILSDENIPNSLVGLAEYVDGKYGYVYGCKPCLLNVKLYLDAFLEIEQALHIKWLQDWEKTIDEWIEEDNLNLRNDFYEMRYRFAQGVRQRQLPQTDGNWYGLDPDDF, encoded by the coding sequence ATGAATAGATTTATTACTTTTTTTCATAATATGGACGATGAAGAATGGGAAAAATTTTCTGTCCATGTTTTACGCCAGATTGGTTTTGTCCCATACAGTTTACCTGCATATGGTACTGATGGCGGGCAGGATTATTTAGTTGAACGTGATGATTCCAGATACTTGGTTAGTTGTAAGCATTATTTAAAATCAGGTAAACATGTAGGACAAGATGATGAACAAAATATCAGTGACAGGTTATTACAATTTAATGTAACTGGTTTTATAGGGTTCTATTCTACGGGAATAACAACTGGACTACAAAAGAGATTAGACGGAATATGTGGTAATTCTCAATACAAATATTTGATTTTTGGCCCTCAAGATATATCACAGATAATGCAATCAATGAACACTAAAATTTTGCAAAGTTTTGGCTTGTATCCTCATAAATATTATATGAACGTGTCTGAACAAAACTACCAACCTTTAAAGTGTGTTTGTTGCAAAAAAGATATATTGTCTGATGAAAATATTCCAAACTCGCTTGTTGGTTTAGCAGAATATGTAGATGGAAAATATGGTTATGTTTATGGATGTAAACCTTGCTTATTAAATGTCAAACTATATCTTGATGCTTTTTTAGAAATTGAGCAGGCATTACACATTAAATGGTTACAAGATTGGGAAAAAACTATTGATGAGTGGATTGAAGAAGATAACTTGAATTTGAGAAATGACTTTTATGAAATGCGCTATCGATTTGCACAGGGAGTTCGACAAAGACAGTTGCCTCAAACTGATGGTAATTGGTACGGTTTAGATCCAGATGATTTTTAA
- a CDS encoding NlpC/P60 family protein: MVSVVSVVNAAAFRAGDRGEEVAAIQRELVSLGYHVSVDGDFGPATAAAVKSFQANYGLEADGLVGSATYRALMGREIPEVSRAGSTSLVRRIIQDSLQYIGVPYSFGGTTPSGFDCSGFIRYVFADSGIYLPRAADEQYTAGYQVYNLQPGDLVFFSTYTYGASHSGIYLGDGKFISSTSSSGVRIDDLTTGYWGACYIGARRVL, encoded by the coding sequence ATGGTAAGCGTAGTTTCTGTTGTGAATGCTGCAGCATTCCGTGCAGGAGATCGGGGCGAAGAAGTGGCTGCGATTCAAAGAGAATTAGTTAGCTTGGGCTATCATGTATCAGTAGATGGAGATTTTGGTCCGGCTACAGCCGCTGCGGTTAAATCCTTTCAAGCAAATTACGGGTTAGAGGCAGATGGGTTAGTTGGTTCAGCTACTTATCGTGCTTTGATGGGAAGAGAAATTCCAGAGGTCAGTCGTGCTGGTTCTACATCTTTAGTTCGTCGAATTATTCAAGATTCCTTACAGTACATAGGAGTTCCTTATTCTTTTGGAGGGACAACTCCAAGTGGGTTTGATTGTTCAGGTTTTATTCGTTATGTATTTGCGGATAGTGGAATTTACTTACCGAGAGCTGCTGATGAACAATACACTGCTGGTTATCAAGTTTATAATTTGCAGCCAGGAGACTTAGTTTTCTTTTCTACATACACGTATGGTGCATCACATTCAGGGATTTATTTAGGCGATGGAAAATTTATAAGTTCTACATCTAGTAGTGGGGTAAGAATTGATGATTTAACAACAGGATATTGGGGTGCTTGTTACATTGGTGCCCGTCGTGTACTTTAA
- a CDS encoding sigma-70 family RNA polymerase sigma factor, with protein sequence MSFLLTLFALFGKGLSLLVAYVANNTFPLPLTEKEEQEELERLRQGDESAKNVLIERNLRLVAHIVKKFDNTGEDSDDLISIGTIGLIKAINTFDLNKKIRLATYAARCIENAILTQRIKTI encoded by the coding sequence ATGTCTTTTTTATTAACACTATTTGCATTGTTCGGAAAAGGTTTAAGCTTACTTGTTGCTTATGTTGCTAATAATACATTTCCATTACCATTGACTGAAAAAGAAGAACAAGAGGAGTTAGAACGGTTAAGGCAAGGAGATGAAAGTGCAAAGAATGTTCTGATTGAGCGTAATCTTCGCTTGGTAGCGCATATCGTTAAGAAATTTGATAATACAGGGGAAGATTCAGATGATTTGATTTCAATTGGTACAATTGGCCTAATTAAAGCAATTAACACATTTGACTTAAATAAAAAAATTCGTTTAGCTACCTATGCTGCGCGGTGTATAGAAAATGCTATTCTCACACAGCGGATAAAAACAATTTAA
- a CDS encoding transcriptional regulator has protein sequence MTCHCPGGIKYAPLYIHSFQLLQPRKLLEAERFNIQYTSPSEIDTVADKLRYYRHKKALRQKDVAEKTGIHLATYCAYEQEDRKIPYPLDKLSKIAELFDVEITDLLDHYNLFLYNGQAQQIRALRQSLGLSKKEFGKLYGFHAHTVNQWENDNIQILKTTWVKLFGDE, from the coding sequence ATGACCTGCCATTGCCCTGGCGGCATTAAGTATGCGCCATTATATATTCACAGCTTCCAATTATTGCAACCACGCAAATTACTTGAAGCGGAAAGGTTCAATATTCAATATACCAGCCCGTCTGAAATTGACACAGTAGCAGACAAGCTGCGTTATTACCGACATAAAAAAGCGCTGCGGCAAAAAGATGTAGCTGAAAAAACTGGAATTCACCTTGCTACTTATTGCGCTTATGAACAGGAAGATAGAAAAATTCCTTATCCTTTGGACAAGCTAAGTAAAATTGCTGAACTTTTTGACGTTGAAATCACAGACCTGCTTGATCATTATAATCTATTTTTATACAACGGACAAGCTCAGCAAATACGAGCGTTGCGTCAAAGCTTAGGCCTAAGCAAGAAAGAATTTGGTAAGCTATATGGATTTCACGCACACACGGTTAATCAGTGGGAAAATGATAATATTCAAATTTTAAAAACTACCTGGGTGAAATTGTTTGGTGACGAATAA
- a CDS encoding ABC transporter ATP-binding protein: MLRIENISKTFNAGTINEKKALCGLNLHLNTGDFVTVIGGNGAGKSTLMNSIAGAFLVDSGKIVIDGDDITKVPEHKRAKYIGRVFQDPMMGTAAGMMIEENLAIAARRGKAPGLAWSSRKSDQAWFVDLLKELDLGLENRLTTKVGLLSGGQRQAITLLMATMNQPKLLLLDEHTAALDPKTAEKVLNLTGKIVNKHHLTTLMITHNMKDALSFGNRLIMLHNGQIIIDVSGKEKSSLSIADLLKMFEQASGNEFANDRMLLS; the protein is encoded by the coding sequence ATGTTGAGAATTGAAAATATATCGAAGACTTTTAATGCTGGAACGATTAATGAAAAAAAAGCTTTATGTGGTTTAAACCTTCATTTAAATACAGGAGATTTTGTTACGGTAATTGGTGGTAATGGTGCTGGAAAATCAACGTTGATGAATTCTATTGCCGGAGCTTTTCTTGTGGATTCAGGTAAGATTGTTATTGATGGTGACGATATCACAAAAGTGCCAGAGCATAAACGGGCAAAATATATTGGCAGGGTATTTCAAGATCCTATGATGGGAACAGCTGCTGGTATGATGATTGAAGAAAATCTTGCGATTGCAGCAAGACGAGGTAAGGCGCCAGGACTTGCTTGGAGTTCTAGAAAATCAGATCAAGCATGGTTTGTTGACCTATTAAAGGAGCTAGACCTTGGCTTAGAAAATCGTTTGACAACAAAAGTGGGGTTATTATCGGGCGGGCAGCGGCAAGCAATTACTTTGTTGATGGCAACAATGAATCAGCCTAAACTTTTACTTTTGGATGAGCATACGGCCGCGCTTGATCCAAAGACGGCCGAAAAGGTATTAAATTTGACAGGTAAGATTGTAAATAAACATCATCTAACAACATTGATGATTACGCATAATATGAAAGATGCCTTGAGTTTTGGCAATCGTTTAATCATGCTTCATAATGGACAAATTATTATTGATGTTTCTGGTAAGGAAAAAAGTAGTCTTAGTATTGCTGATTTACTAAAAATGTTTGAACAAGCAAGTGGCAATGAGTTTGCCAATGATAGAATGCTGTTAAGTTAA